In the Streptomyces fradiae ATCC 10745 = DSM 40063 genome, one interval contains:
- a CDS encoding FAD-dependent monooxygenase, producing the protein MKVVCVGGGPAGLYLSILLKRQNPDHDVTVHERDPAGSTYGWGVTYWGGLLEKLHTYDPPSAQAVAAASATWTGGTAHIHGTTTTRPGDQGFGIGRHRLLDILARRAEELGVRLRHGHEIGRADTLPDADLVVAGDGVHSALRTRHAHHFGTRAGYGRNKYVWLGTTKAVDTFTFAFTETPHGWIWCYAYPYAPDRSTCVVECAPRTWQALELDRMDHASCLGTLQDLFAGPLDGHRLLGGPRKDGRAPWQSFRTLTNDRWYHGNLVLVGDAAHTTHYSIGAGTTLALEDAMALADALRATPTPRHALGRYERERTAALLPLQSAARYSARWYENLPRYARLEPRQMFALLGQRHSPLLPHVPPQLYYRIDRAAHGLEPLRRLKRWLGPRVARTLEATRTR; encoded by the coding sequence GTGAAGGTCGTCTGCGTCGGCGGCGGACCCGCCGGGCTCTACCTGTCCATCCTGCTCAAGCGGCAGAACCCGGACCACGACGTCACGGTCCACGAACGCGACCCGGCCGGCTCCACCTACGGCTGGGGCGTCACCTACTGGGGCGGACTGCTGGAGAAGCTCCACACCTACGACCCCCCGTCCGCCCAGGCCGTCGCGGCCGCCTCCGCCACCTGGACCGGCGGCACCGCCCACATCCACGGAACGACGACCACCCGCCCCGGCGACCAGGGCTTCGGCATCGGCCGCCACCGCCTGCTGGACATCCTCGCCCGCCGCGCCGAGGAGCTGGGCGTGCGGCTCCGCCACGGCCACGAGATCGGCCGCGCCGACACCCTCCCGGACGCCGACCTCGTCGTCGCGGGCGACGGCGTCCACAGCGCCCTGCGCACCCGCCACGCCCACCACTTCGGCACCAGGGCCGGCTACGGCCGCAACAAGTACGTCTGGCTCGGCACCACGAAGGCGGTCGACACCTTCACCTTCGCCTTCACCGAGACCCCGCACGGCTGGATCTGGTGCTACGCCTACCCGTACGCCCCCGACCGCAGCACCTGCGTCGTCGAGTGCGCGCCCCGCACCTGGCAGGCCCTGGAACTCGACCGCATGGACCACGCCTCCTGCCTCGGCACGCTCCAGGACCTCTTCGCCGGGCCGCTGGACGGCCACCGCCTCCTCGGCGGGCCGCGCAAGGACGGCCGCGCGCCCTGGCAGTCGTTCCGCACCCTCACCAACGACCGCTGGTACCACGGCAACCTCGTCCTCGTCGGCGACGCCGCCCACACCACCCACTACTCCATCGGCGCCGGCACCACCCTCGCCCTGGAGGACGCCATGGCGCTCGCCGACGCGCTGCGCGCGACCCCCACCCCGCGCCACGCGCTCGGCCGCTACGAACGCGAGCGCACCGCCGCGCTGCTGCCCCTGCAGAGCGCCGCCCGCTACAGCGCCCGCTGGTACGAGAACCTGCCCCGGTACGCGCGCCTGGAGCCCCGGCAGATGTTCGCGCTCCTCGGCCAGCGGCACTCCCCGCTCCTCCCGCACGTACCGCCCCAGCTGTACTACCGGATCGACCGGGCCGCCCACGGGCTCGAACCGCTGCGCAGGCTCAAGCGCTGGCTCGGCCCGAGGGTGGCCCGCACCCTGGAGGCCACCCGCACCCGGTGA